In Methanothermobacter sp., a genomic segment contains:
- a CDS encoding TIGR00266 family protein — protein MEYNIIHRPSFSLVEVGLDAGERIKAEPGAMVSMSDNIRVETETGGVFKALSRVVGGESLFMNTFYADGGPGTIELAPPYTGDIEAFELEGTIYAQSGAFLASTADIEIETKFGGFKTFFAREGLFLLKLTGYGPLFLSSFGGIYKRKVENGKFIIDTGHIVAFTEGLDFNVRKIGGLKSTIFGGEGLVAEFEGNGTVYIQTRSVDSFINWLRPYLPKGND, from the coding sequence ATGGAATATAATATAATTCATAGGCCAAGTTTTAGTTTAGTTGAGGTTGGATTGGATGCTGGTGAACGTATAAAAGCAGAGCCCGGGGCTATGGTTTCTATGAGTGATAATATTCGAGTGGAGACAGAGACTGGGGGTGTTTTCAAGGCTCTTAGTAGAGTTGTGGGTGGTGAAAGCTTGTTCATGAATACGTTTTATGCTGATGGTGGTCCAGGGACCATTGAACTCGCACCACCCTATACTGGTGACATTGAAGCCTTTGAACTAGAGGGTACAATATATGCCCAGAGTGGGGCGTTCCTCGCATCAACAGCCGATATTGAAATTGAAACAAAATTCGGAGGCTTTAAAACCTTCTTTGCAAGGGAAGGGTTATTCCTTTTAAAATTAACGGGTTACGGTCCCCTTTTCCTTTCAAGTTTTGGTGGTATATATAAAAGGAAAGTGGAAAACGGGAAATTCATCATAGACACTGGACATATTGTAGCATTCACAGAGGGCCTGGACTTCAATGTTAGGAAAATAGGCGGACTCAAAAGCACCATATTTGGTGGTGAAGGACTAGTAGCCGAATTTGAAGGTAATGGGACCGTTTATATACAGACACGGAGTGTTGACAGTTTTATTAATTGGCTAAGGCCTTATCTTCCAAAAGGAAACGATTAA
- a CDS encoding endonuclease III domain-containing protein: protein MKKIRTIYEKLFSAYGEQGWWPLLDENARLSYHPGDYSPPHSEAEVFQIWVGSILSQNTRWKLASRALIKLAKIGSLNPYHIIEMNPRQLVEVIKCAGFPNQKAYYLKEISKFFTKLEDIPGRDELLSIKGVGDETADKILLYAYKIPEFIVDTYTRRILKKLNLIKGDEDYIEIKKLFEDNLASDYRVFQEYHALLVKHGKKYYTISKSTDPLLSEL from the coding sequence ATGAAAAAAATCAGAACCATATATGAAAAACTATTTTCGGCCTATGGAGAACAAGGATGGTGGCCATTACTCGATGAAAATGCTAGATTATCATATCATCCTGGAGATTATTCACCACCCCACAGCGAAGCAGAAGTATTCCAAATTTGGGTGGGTTCTATACTATCACAGAACACCAGATGGAAGCTGGCATCAAGAGCCCTTATAAAACTTGCTAAAATAGGATCACTCAACCCATATCATATAATTGAAATGAACCCCAGGCAACTTGTTGAAGTGATAAAATGTGCAGGTTTCCCAAACCAGAAAGCATACTATTTAAAAGAAATCTCAAAATTTTTCACAAAACTTGAAGATATTCCTGGAAGAGATGAGCTGCTTTCAATCAAAGGAGTAGGTGATGAAACAGCAGATAAAATACTACTATATGCATATAAAATACCAGAGTTTATCGTTGATACCTATACTCGCAGGATACTCAAAAAGCTTAACCTAATAAAAGGTGACGAGGACTATATAGAAATCAAGAAATTATTCGAGGACAACCTAGCATCAGATTATCGAGTATTCCAAGAATATCATGCCCTATTAGTGAAACATGGTAAAAAATATTATACAATAAGCAAATCTACAGATCCCTTGTTATCAGAACTTTAG
- a CDS encoding 4Fe-4S ferredoxin: MISKSRYIFKMDFCICRVSSNCKDYPHELGCLFLGKGAKRISKKVGKLISKEEAIKHLKKCEEAGLIHIIGRNKIDTVWLNTGPKEELLSICNCCPCCCLWKMIPELPEELANSITPMSGVKLEFIKENCTGCGECLKKCFIKAIKIKNGKAQIDNKLCRCCGRCAMECENNAIRILADPDAIEQALGRVEPLVDVKAK; the protein is encoded by the coding sequence ATGATATCCAAATCAAGGTACATATTCAAAATGGATTTCTGTATATGCAGGGTTTCATCCAATTGCAAAGACTACCCCCACGAACTAGGATGCTTATTCCTTGGAAAAGGCGCTAAAAGGATATCAAAGAAGGTTGGAAAACTAATATCAAAAGAAGAAGCTATAAAACACCTAAAAAAGTGTGAAGAGGCTGGTCTAATTCATATAATTGGCAGGAACAAAATAGACACAGTATGGTTGAATACTGGCCCAAAGGAAGAGCTTCTGTCAATATGTAATTGTTGTCCATGCTGCTGCCTTTGGAAGATGATACCAGAACTCCCAGAAGAACTCGCCAATAGTATAACCCCAATGAGTGGTGTTAAACTTGAATTCATCAAAGAAAATTGCACTGGTTGTGGAGAATGTCTCAAAAAATGTTTTATTAAAGCGATCAAGATTAAAAATGGGAAAGCACAAATAGATAATAAACTTTGTAGATGTTGTGGCAGATGTGCCATGGAATGTGAAAATAATGCAATAAGGATCCTAGCAGATCCTGATGCTATTGAACAAGCCCTAGGACGTGTAGAGCCCCTAGTGGATGTTAAAGCAAAATAA
- the hemB gene encoding porphobilinogen synthase, with the protein MKFPTKRMRRLRKTDKMREIVKETRISPSSLIYPVFVKEDLKRGSKEPIETMPGQYRYSPEAAAEELKKLEKKGLNTIILFGIPSKKDNIGSSAFDDKGIVQETIRLLKDETELIIITDVCLCQYTSHGHCGITKGQQILNDETLEYLGKIAVSHARAGADIVAPSDMMDGRVAAIRKSLDENGFQDIPIMSYAVKYASSFYAPFREAVSSKPSFGDRKTYQMDPANAREAIIEAELDIEEGADILMVKPALPYLDIIKSLREEFKTPLAAYNVSGEYSMLTAAIQKGYLTEEAIYESILSIKRAGADLIISHFTPKLLDGGL; encoded by the coding sequence ATGAAATTCCCCACAAAAAGGATGAGAAGGCTCAGAAAAACGGATAAGATGAGGGAAATCGTCAAAGAGACCAGAATATCCCCTAGCAGCCTAATATACCCAGTATTTGTAAAAGAAGATCTTAAAAGAGGATCCAAGGAGCCTATAGAGACCATGCCTGGACAATACAGGTACTCTCCAGAAGCCGCTGCTGAAGAGCTTAAAAAACTCGAAAAAAAAGGATTAAACACTATCATACTCTTTGGAATACCGTCAAAAAAAGACAACATAGGATCATCTGCGTTCGATGACAAAGGAATAGTCCAAGAGACAATAAGACTGCTCAAAGATGAAACAGAACTTATTATCATAACAGATGTGTGCCTTTGCCAATACACAAGCCATGGACACTGTGGAATAACCAAAGGACAACAAATACTCAATGATGAAACACTAGAATACCTTGGGAAGATCGCAGTATCACATGCAAGAGCAGGAGCCGATATAGTAGCACCATCCGATATGATGGATGGAAGAGTCGCCGCCATAAGAAAAAGCCTAGATGAAAATGGCTTCCAGGACATTCCCATAATGTCATATGCAGTTAAATACGCCTCATCATTTTACGCACCATTCAGAGAGGCAGTATCATCAAAACCCTCATTCGGTGATAGAAAAACCTACCAGATGGACCCCGCTAATGCAAGAGAGGCCATAATCGAGGCAGAACTTGATATAGAAGAAGGTGCCGATATCTTAATGGTGAAACCAGCCTTACCATACCTTGACATTATAAAATCCCTCAGGGAAGAGTTTAAAACACCCCTCGCTGCATACAATGTGAGCGGAGAATATTCAATGCTAACCGCAGCCATCCAAAAAGGTTACTTAACAGAAGAAGCCATATACGAATCTATATTATCTATTAAAAGGGCGGGAGCCGACCTTATAATATCCCACTTCACGCCAAAATTATTAGATGGAGGCTTGTGA
- a CDS encoding triphosphoribosyl-dephospho-CoA synthase has protein sequence MKPSLVAKIAQMAAALEVSGYPKPGNVHRTQNFHDMSFEDFIISAIVIGDTMHEAAERGARLKDELDFSPIKIGNLILNAIKETRKWVSTNTNLGIVMLLTPLASAAGMITGKDLQGLREAVNRIMLQTTPQDAVDLYEAISIAQPGGMGKQAQFDVNDEKSKDRILEEKVTLFDVLKLSSSWDLIARELTSSMPITFNIGFPTFKETRKTADMNAAIVQTFLTILSNFPDTLIQRQHGKETAEKVTKEAREILDKGGILTEQGLKALKSLDRKLQKRDINPGTTADLTASSIMVGLIDYYWDKIE, from the coding sequence ATGAAGCCATCATTAGTCGCGAAAATAGCTCAAATGGCAGCTGCCCTGGAAGTTAGCGGCTACCCAAAACCTGGGAATGTCCACAGAACCCAAAACTTCCATGATATGAGTTTCGAGGACTTTATAATAAGTGCTATTGTCATAGGTGACACTATGCACGAAGCAGCTGAAAGAGGCGCTAGATTGAAAGATGAATTGGACTTTTCCCCAATAAAAATCGGAAATCTCATATTAAACGCGATAAAAGAAACACGAAAATGGGTTTCTACAAATACCAACTTGGGCATTGTAATGTTACTAACACCGTTAGCCTCTGCCGCGGGTATGATAACAGGAAAAGATTTGCAAGGCCTCAGAGAAGCAGTTAACAGGATAATGTTACAGACAACACCCCAAGATGCCGTGGACCTCTATGAAGCCATTTCGATAGCCCAACCAGGAGGGATGGGAAAACAGGCTCAATTCGACGTTAATGATGAAAAATCCAAGGATAGAATCCTAGAAGAGAAGGTTACATTATTTGATGTTCTCAAACTTTCATCCTCATGGGATCTCATAGCAAGAGAACTTACAAGTTCCATGCCAATAACATTCAACATAGGATTCCCAACATTCAAAGAAACCCGCAAAACAGCTGATATGAATGCAGCCATCGTTCAGACATTTCTAACAATCCTATCAAATTTCCCAGACACACTCATACAAAGGCAACACGGCAAAGAAACAGCCGAGAAAGTGACGAAGGAAGCTAGGGAAATACTTGACAAGGGAGGAATATTAACAGAGCAAGGACTAAAGGCCCTTAAAAGCCTTGATAGGAAACTGCAGAAACGGGATATAAATCCTGGCACAACCGCAGATTTAACAGCTTCCTCTATAATGGTAGGGCTCATAGACTACTATTGGGATAAAATAGAATAA
- a CDS encoding phenylalanine--tRNA ligase subunit alpha codes for MDIERIIDELHLYEKKVLKALEKLEPPINPKDIVESQKMDIKAVMSALGSLESKGLVSIHKSVDKILKPTQASKKYAIKGLPERQILQLLSKEGPLKISEIMKKSNLDKTENKVAIGWLMRKKWAKIEDNVLRITSEGEKSLERLGSDEILLQKLAEKGQIRLSSLSDKLKKAFKLLSQRKGLLEVKKVKEHEIHLTDKGKTILERGLEIREEATQLTHEDLKTGRWKKLYYRGYDVHAEYPIIFPGKMHPLKRIIEEIRDIFLKMGFTEARGPIIESAFWNFDCLFQPQDHAAREMQDTFYVKNPSETKLPSKSLVEKVRMVHEDGGSTGSEGWQYRWDVEIAKKSVLRTHTTCVSARFLLENKPPLKMFSIGRVFRRETITYKHLPEFHQVEGIVAAEDVTFKNLLGILKEFYTRLGFKVRFRPAYFPYTYLSTECEIYLPEKETWIELGGAGMFRPEVLEPLQVETPVAAFGLGIERLAMIRLGIEDIRMLYQSNLGWLRSLPVCSPHYEDRSL; via the coding sequence ATGGATATTGAACGCATAATCGACGAACTCCACTTATACGAAAAGAAAGTTCTGAAGGCCCTAGAAAAGCTTGAACCACCAATAAATCCCAAGGATATCGTGGAATCCCAGAAAATGGATATAAAAGCTGTTATGAGCGCTCTGGGATCACTAGAGTCTAAAGGACTTGTAAGCATCCATAAGAGCGTGGACAAAATACTCAAACCCACCCAGGCTAGTAAAAAATATGCAATAAAAGGTCTGCCAGAAAGACAAATACTCCAGCTACTATCAAAAGAAGGCCCATTAAAAATATCTGAGATCATGAAAAAAAGCAACCTAGACAAGACAGAGAACAAAGTCGCCATAGGCTGGCTAATGAGGAAAAAATGGGCCAAGATCGAAGATAACGTCCTCAGAATAACATCAGAAGGTGAAAAATCACTAGAAAGACTAGGATCGGATGAAATACTATTACAGAAACTCGCAGAAAAAGGCCAGATAAGACTATCATCCCTATCAGATAAGCTCAAAAAAGCATTTAAATTACTCAGCCAGAGAAAAGGCCTTTTAGAGGTAAAAAAGGTTAAAGAACATGAGATACACTTAACAGATAAAGGGAAGACAATCCTAGAAAGAGGATTAGAGATACGGGAAGAAGCCACACAACTAACCCATGAAGATCTCAAAACAGGAAGATGGAAAAAATTATACTACAGAGGATATGATGTCCACGCAGAATATCCAATAATATTCCCGGGTAAGATGCACCCACTCAAGCGTATAATAGAAGAGATCAGGGACATATTCCTTAAAATGGGTTTCACAGAAGCAAGGGGCCCCATAATAGAATCCGCATTCTGGAACTTTGATTGTCTCTTCCAGCCACAGGATCATGCTGCCAGGGAAATGCAGGACACATTCTATGTTAAAAATCCTTCTGAGACTAAATTGCCAAGTAAAAGTTTGGTCGAGAAGGTTAGGATGGTACATGAGGACGGTGGATCAACTGGCTCAGAGGGCTGGCAATACAGATGGGATGTTGAAATTGCGAAAAAAAGCGTGCTTAGAACCCATACAACATGTGTATCTGCACGTTTCCTCCTTGAGAACAAACCACCCCTTAAAATGTTCTCTATTGGAAGAGTTTTCAGAAGGGAGACCATAACATATAAGCATCTTCCAGAATTTCACCAGGTTGAGGGTATAGTTGCAGCTGAGGATGTTACATTCAAGAACCTGCTTGGGATCCTTAAGGAATTCTATACAAGGCTAGGATTCAAGGTCAGATTCAGACCAGCATACTTCCCTTACACTTACCTTTCAACTGAGTGTGAAATTTATCTACCTGAAAAGGAAACATGGATAGAACTTGGGGGAGCTGGGATGTTCAGGCCAGAAGTCTTGGAACCTTTACAAGTTGAAACTCCGGTAGCAGCCTTTGGCCTTGGCATAGAAAGGTTGGCGATGATAAGGTTAGGTATAGAAGACATAAGGATGTTGTATCAGAGCAATCTTGGATGGCTTAGAAGTTTACCAGTATGCTCTCCCCATTATGAGGATAGAAGCTTGTAG
- a CDS encoding CBS domain-containing protein — MKVKEAMNPEVITISPDTEPIKAFEKMYKHGIRRLFVLDDEGKPIGVVSYTDLVGVLGSKKLKKKLKVEDIMVKDVITISAKDDIEDAANLMLRADVSGLLVVEDEKAVGVITKTDICRLVAAGILVPI, encoded by the coding sequence ATGAAAGTTAAAGAGGCCATGAACCCAGAAGTTATTACAATAAGTCCTGATACGGAACCAATTAAAGCCTTTGAGAAAATGTATAAGCATGGTATCAGGAGACTTTTCGTATTAGATGATGAGGGAAAACCGATAGGTGTGGTATCATACACAGATCTTGTTGGAGTACTAGGATCCAAAAAGCTCAAAAAGAAATTAAAAGTAGAGGATATCATGGTCAAGGACGTTATCACAATATCTGCCAAGGACGACATTGAAGACGCGGCGAATCTCATGCTAAGGGCCGATGTTTCGGGTTTGCTCGTAGTGGAAGATGAGAAGGCTGTTGGTGTTATAACAAAGACAGATATTTGCAGATTAGTAGCCGCCGGTATCCTAGTCCCCATATAG
- the nikR gene encoding nickel-responsive transcriptional regulator NikR has product MMRISMSLPKDLLNEFDEVLRDRGYQSRSKGIRDAIKDYIVRYQWMKEMEGERVGVIAVIYDHHYTGVMEDLADIQHAYREYISAVMHVHMTERHCLEVIVVKGDVEKIRELTEKMMRLKGVEHVRLISTSTGKDIEHEK; this is encoded by the coding sequence ATGATGCGTATAAGCATGTCATTGCCCAAAGATTTGCTTAATGAGTTTGATGAGGTATTACGTGATAGGGGCTACCAATCAAGGTCTAAAGGTATAAGGGATGCTATAAAAGATTATATAGTCCGTTATCAGTGGATGAAAGAGATGGAAGGAGAGAGGGTGGGTGTAATCGCGGTAATTTATGACCACCACTATACTGGTGTCATGGAGGATCTTGCAGACATACAACATGCTTACCGTGAATATATAAGTGCTGTTATGCATGTGCACATGACAGAAAGACACTGCCTTGAAGTTATAGTAGTCAAGGGAGATGTTGAAAAAATCCGTGAACTCACAGAGAAGATGATGAGGCTTAAGGGCGTTGAACATGTGAGACTCATAAGCACATCCACTGGCAAGGATATAGAACACGAAAAATGA
- a CDS encoding methyltransferase domain-containing protein, producing MRFFVTAYHHNLLKDYERLSIFYEAIREHACGIVYDIGAGSGILSYFAAPYSKTVFAIEKDEKIASYASRNLKGIPNVKVVNEDAFSYDFPHQADTIICEMLDTALIDEEQVPIVNKCLKHLKKDGRIIPYGVINGAEAIEMDSEIIRYDENYKYKTKGGLTIYDIIKFNKRINEKFKKTFKIPANGRTNGLKITTFTLLAENIIAGPTQMMNPPLLIPIEEIKEENYMIKVTLSYKMGGGLNTIKAKIKDIEDRKT from the coding sequence ATGAGATTCTTTGTAACAGCGTACCACCACAATCTCCTAAAAGATTATGAAAGACTTTCAATTTTTTATGAGGCTATAAGAGAACATGCTTGTGGTATAGTCTATGATATAGGTGCCGGGAGCGGGATCTTATCCTACTTCGCGGCACCATATTCTAAAACTGTTTTTGCAATAGAAAAAGATGAAAAAATAGCATCATATGCCTCTAGGAACCTTAAGGGCATCCCTAACGTGAAAGTAGTTAATGAGGATGCCTTCTCATACGATTTCCCCCACCAAGCCGATACAATAATCTGCGAAATGCTAGACACAGCCCTCATAGACGAAGAACAAGTACCCATAGTAAACAAGTGCCTGAAACACTTGAAAAAAGATGGGCGAATAATACCCTACGGCGTCATCAACGGGGCCGAAGCGATAGAAATGGACTCAGAGATTATCAGATACGACGAAAACTACAAATACAAGACCAAGGGGGGGCTAACAATCTATGATATCATAAAATTCAACAAAAGAATAAACGAAAAATTTAAAAAAACATTCAAAATCCCAGCAAATGGCAGAACCAACGGATTAAAAATAACCACATTCACACTATTGGCAGAAAACATCATCGCAGGCCCAACCCAGATGATGAACCCACCACTACTTATACCCATAGAAGAAATCAAAGAAGAAAATTACATGATAAAAGTCACCTTATCCTATAAAATGGGAGGAGGACTCAACACAATAAAAGCCAAAATCAAAGACATAGAGGACAGGAAAACATGA
- the hycI gene encoding hydrogenase maturation peptidase HycI: MTLKKELEKFLKDHEKILILTVGNELRGDDGLGPAIAKKLSKNKNLIIIDGGTVPENFTGKIKKEDPSHIIIIDAVEMGAQPGTIKIIEKDKIANYNISTHTMPLSFLIEYLQTHKDYKITLIGIQPKKLDFSTKISEPVKESMEKLISILEETIQ; the protein is encoded by the coding sequence ATGACACTAAAAAAAGAACTTGAAAAATTCCTCAAAGACCATGAGAAAATCCTCATCCTCACCGTTGGAAACGAACTAAGGGGAGATGATGGACTAGGACCCGCCATCGCAAAAAAACTTTCAAAAAATAAAAATCTTATAATCATAGATGGTGGCACAGTACCCGAAAACTTCACAGGGAAAATCAAAAAAGAAGATCCAAGCCATATCATAATCATAGATGCGGTAGAAATGGGAGCCCAACCAGGCACTATAAAAATTATAGAAAAGGATAAAATAGCCAATTACAATATATCAACCCATACCATGCCATTATCATTCCTCATAGAATACCTCCAAACCCATAAGGATTACAAGATCACCCTAATCGGGATACAACCCAAAAAATTAGACTTCTCCACCAAAATATCAGAGCCCGTAAAAGAATCCATGGAAAAACTCATCTCAATCCTCGAAGAAACAATCCAGTGA
- a CDS encoding ATP-grasp domain-containing protein: MKILFIGARLFNDVADYAKKMGITTILTESNPKAPNLNLADKFYIVPRGMETPTKIAIQEDVDAIVPLIGVDPPLIEVAKMKEKLEKEYNIPVIASNTKTTIISTNKIKTKEFFKKNNIKTPKYHIIKDKIPETSYPTVLKQEKGQGGQNLLIAKDKESVKSYLKIYKKAIMEEYINGHEISVEVLRWDDKSFPIVVVDKGKTTTKGIHPLQKVKKAPAKIPGLDNKKVLRLAQKITEKLQAEGNTDIDMIFQPETQEIYTIEVNTRPSGTRYLSAASTGIHPLEQLVNMAMGEWKPKKLTRKKFHALEIPVGKLEYDNPPKAFKGENSWIIHGPKGHKRITIRSTNEKKTREILKKLNIRLIK, from the coding sequence ATGAAAATACTCTTTATTGGCGCGCGCCTATTCAATGACGTGGCAGATTATGCAAAAAAGATGGGAATAACTACAATACTCACAGAATCCAACCCAAAAGCCCCAAACTTGAACCTAGCAGACAAATTCTACATAGTACCCAGGGGCATGGAAACACCCACAAAAATAGCCATACAAGAAGACGTAGACGCGATAGTACCCCTCATAGGTGTGGATCCACCACTAATCGAAGTCGCGAAAATGAAAGAAAAACTAGAAAAAGAATATAACATACCAGTAATAGCATCAAACACAAAAACCACCATAATATCCACCAATAAGATCAAAACAAAAGAATTCTTCAAAAAAAACAATATAAAAACCCCAAAATATCACATAATAAAGGATAAAATCCCAGAAACAAGCTACCCCACAGTCCTCAAACAAGAAAAAGGACAAGGCGGCCAAAATCTGCTAATAGCAAAGGATAAAGAAAGTGTAAAATCTTACCTCAAAATCTATAAAAAAGCCATAATGGAAGAATATATCAACGGCCATGAAATCTCAGTAGAAGTCCTAAGATGGGATGACAAATCATTCCCCATTGTAGTAGTGGACAAAGGCAAAACCACAACAAAAGGAATACACCCACTCCAAAAAGTGAAAAAAGCCCCAGCAAAAATCCCAGGATTAGACAATAAAAAAGTGCTAAGATTAGCCCAGAAGATAACAGAGAAACTCCAAGCAGAAGGGAACACAGACATCGACATGATATTCCAACCAGAAACCCAAGAAATATATACGATCGAAGTTAACACAAGGCCAAGCGGTACAAGATATTTATCAGCCGCCTCAACAGGAATCCACCCCCTAGAACAGCTTGTTAACATGGCAATGGGCGAATGGAAACCAAAAAAGCTCACCCGCAAAAAATTTCACGCACTAGAAATACCAGTAGGAAAACTTGAATATGATAACCCCCCAAAAGCCTTCAAAGGTGAAAATTCATGGATAATTCACGGCCCAAAAGGTCATAAGAGGATAACCATAAGATCCACCAATGAAAAGAAAACCAGAGAAATCCTCAAAAAATTAAATATAAGGTTGATAAAATGA
- a CDS encoding glycosyltransferase family 4 protein has product MSPKLMETFISTIILSIIFTFFVKKTLKEAQITDKPIVTEHKHKTGTPTMGGLGILLAIISITIPLKNNLNLIITTLIIMVSAIIGLLDDLLGLRTKEVQKIIKNISNRPVEIGRLILKPGEEARVATPKAKADFKRLQGKNLISVVGEAPIKYEIRERDKIIVQSLPGILLVLSGAVTSLGGFHLGIFLIPIVVFGMIGAINAVNLIDGMDGMAAGIMAIASTSCAIFLYLDSRPMEAMPFIVLAGSSLGFLVFNRYPASIFMGDTGSFALGGGYAAAVILTDIVYFGVLALTVPIVSVIISLLHRAHIIRLPVEPLHHTLHYKGLSEKNIVLLYWLVTLIICAIGLYFRGMFPTG; this is encoded by the coding sequence ATGAGCCCAAAACTCATGGAAACCTTCATCAGCACAATAATACTTTCGATAATATTCACATTTTTTGTGAAGAAAACATTAAAGGAAGCCCAGATCACCGACAAGCCAATTGTCACAGAACATAAACATAAAACAGGAACGCCCACCATGGGCGGATTAGGGATACTACTAGCCATAATATCCATAACAATCCCATTAAAAAATAACCTAAACCTCATCATAACAACCCTCATAATAATGGTATCAGCCATCATAGGCTTACTTGATGACTTACTCGGCCTAAGAACCAAAGAAGTCCAAAAGATCATAAAGAACATTTCTAATAGGCCAGTAGAGATAGGTCGACTCATACTAAAACCTGGTGAAGAAGCTAGAGTCGCAACACCAAAAGCAAAAGCCGACTTTAAAAGACTCCAAGGGAAGAACCTTATATCAGTGGTAGGGGAAGCTCCCATCAAATATGAGATCAGAGAAAGAGATAAAATAATCGTACAATCTCTACCAGGGATTTTGCTTGTGCTTTCAGGTGCTGTAACCAGCCTTGGAGGATTCCACCTTGGAATATTCTTGATACCCATCGTAGTCTTTGGTATGATAGGGGCTATAAATGCTGTTAATCTTATAGATGGGATGGATGGTATGGCAGCCGGTATAATGGCCATAGCATCCACTTCTTGTGCAATATTCCTATATTTAGATTCAAGGCCCATGGAAGCGATGCCATTTATTGTACTTGCAGGTTCAAGTTTGGGCTTTTTAGTATTCAACAGGTACCCTGCATCCATATTTATGGGTGATACAGGATCATTCGCCCTTGGAGGAGGATATGCGGCTGCCGTAATCTTAACAGACATAGTATACTTTGGTGTTTTGGCTTTAACGGTTCCTATTGTATCTGTTATAATAAGTTTGCTTCATAGGGCCCATATAATAAGGCTACCAGTGGAACCATTACATCACACACTCCATTATAAAGGCTTATCCGAGAAAAATATAGTACTATTATATTGGCTTGTAACATTGATCATATGTGCCATTGGCTTATATTTCAGGGGGATGTTCCCAACAGGTTAA